Proteins co-encoded in one Sulfurimonas sp. HSL1-2 genomic window:
- a CDS encoding DUF2235 domain-containing protein, whose protein sequence is MAKNIVIFSDGTGQEGGKGHNTNIYKLFNMIEDRTPRQIAFYDPGLGTGLHRLTGNVGGFGISRNIQQCYRFLFEHYEAGDKIFLFGFSRGAATVRSLSGFLHYFGILPKSRPELIAKAYGIYMIKDEGKRKEKAAAFLKDHHNMWTKVEFIGCYDTVAALGLPIKGLSVLLDGIPGFRHRFHNFRLSETIKHAYHALAIDDERKTFHPVLWERQTEAWQTVKQVWFSGMHTDVGGGYKEQDLSDIPLVWLTRQAIGHGLLIYPKHTVDPHEDAQGVMHDSRGTRLTSLYRREPRRWDAATHGKPVVHASVLERHKNAPGTYHPWILEMDYDVEPWEQWPLKEA, encoded by the coding sequence ATGGCTAAAAACATCGTAATCTTCTCCGACGGCACCGGCCAGGAGGGCGGCAAGGGGCACAACACCAACATCTACAAGCTTTTCAACATGATCGAAGACCGGACACCACGGCAGATCGCCTTTTACGACCCCGGCCTGGGGACAGGGTTACACCGGCTGACCGGCAACGTCGGGGGCTTCGGGATCTCCCGCAATATCCAGCAGTGCTACCGTTTTCTTTTCGAGCATTACGAGGCGGGCGACAAGATCTTTCTGTTCGGCTTCAGCCGGGGCGCGGCGACGGTGCGGAGCCTTTCAGGGTTTCTGCACTACTTCGGCATCCTGCCGAAATCCCGCCCGGAACTGATCGCCAAAGCCTACGGCATCTATATGATCAAGGATGAGGGCAAACGCAAGGAAAAAGCCGCCGCTTTCCTCAAAGACCATCACAACATGTGGACAAAGGTGGAATTTATCGGCTGCTACGACACCGTCGCCGCTCTAGGCCTTCCCATCAAGGGCCTCAGCGTCCTGCTCGACGGCATCCCGGGATTCCGACACCGTTTCCACAATTTCAGGCTCAGCGAAACGATCAAACACGCCTACCATGCCCTGGCCATCGACGATGAACGCAAGACCTTCCACCCGGTGCTGTGGGAGAGGCAGACCGAAGCGTGGCAGACCGTCAAACAGGTATGGTTCAGCGGGATGCATACCGACGTCGGCGGGGGGTACAAAGAGCAGGATCTCTCGGACATCCCCCTGGTCTGGCTCACCCGGCAGGCGATCGGCCACGGGCTTCTGATCTATCCGAAACACACGGTCGACCCCCATGAAGATGCCCAGGGGGTGATGCACGATTCGCGCGGCACAAGGCTGACCAGCCTCTACCGCCGCGAGCCCCGCCGTTGGGACGCAGCCACCCACGGCAAACCTGTCGTGCACGCCAGCGTGCTTGAACGCCACAAAAACGCTCCGGGCACCTATCACCCGTGGATATTGGAAATGGACTATGACGTCGAACCGTGGGAGCAGTGGCCGCTGAAAGAAGCGTAG
- a CDS encoding HEPN domain-containing protein — translation MPISKRFKELRSRLIELKTHMLPGSFSATGNYTDRQLDRTRGYRLLVHAEIESYLEDVSKEIVTDAIREWKRNGKASNLLIAFLASYHSSWSVNDECSNEEIIQLARSRKKPNDSIEEVIDLAQKQFVQIVKDNHGVKENNFKSLILPTGIDIAGLDNTWMTTLDNFGSLRGEIAHKTKRATTQLNPEDEYKRVKDLLEGLKDLDKKIMNIKSELI, via the coding sequence ATGCCTATATCAAAGAGATTTAAAGAGTTGCGTTCGAGACTCATTGAGTTAAAAACTCATATGCTTCCAGGAAGTTTTTCTGCTACTGGGAACTATACAGACAGACAATTGGATCGTACACGAGGATACCGCTTATTGGTTCATGCTGAAATCGAGTCATATCTCGAAGATGTCTCCAAAGAGATTGTCACAGATGCCATACGAGAATGGAAACGAAATGGTAAAGCATCCAACTTGCTCATCGCATTTTTAGCATCATATCATTCTAGCTGGAGTGTTAATGATGAATGCTCAAATGAAGAAATAATCCAGTTAGCAAGATCTCGCAAGAAGCCAAATGACTCTATAGAAGAAGTAATTGATTTAGCACAAAAGCAATTTGTTCAAATTGTAAAAGACAACCATGGTGTTAAAGAAAACAACTTTAAATCACTTATCCTACCTACAGGAATTGACATTGCCGGACTTGATAATACCTGGATGACTACCTTAGACAACTTCGGTAGTTTACGAGGTGAAATTGCGCACAAAACAAAAAGAGCGACAACACAACTGAATCCAGAAGACGAGTATAAAAGAGTAAAAGATTTACTAGAAGGATTGAAAGATCTTGATAAAAAAATCATGAATATAAAAAGTGAATTAATATAG
- a CDS encoding DNA translocase FtsK 4TM domain-containing protein: MRQAFFITVLAILVYAGISTIIADAAVIGTIGEIIAKANRALFGYVAFAYLFALLYPLYRYYRNSEIDVERTEKVLAGILLFFSLLILQALVTEGPLRGALGAGFVDFLEPYIGTFGLWVFWLMTVTIAAVILIDAEKFPSMPKPKLPFSFRKAEEEDDDEEPEYSSYTPAAGKRTVAAEQPGLFDDDPFDTPAYERMKMPLDSEEAPIRLVSKGPKEALPDEGDDEEDLPVSTPAAKAGTILAMAEGVRQKKSAVIVEELDENKKLLEQIEKGKSEKPKNFKLPSLDFFQKPPKQGNSIDERELDDKIRDLIEKLAQFKIDGDVIRTYAGPVVSTFEFKPAAHIKVSKIMNLQDDLAMALRAETIRIQAPIPGKDVVGIEIPNHTVETIYLREIFESKLFQEAKSPLTIALGKDIVGKPFITDLKKLPHLLIAGTTGSGKSVGINAMILSLLYKNSPDQLRLLMIDPKMLEFSIYNDIPHLLTPVITKAKQAIAALNNMVGEMERRYQLMSESRTKNIENYNEKMKREGGQPFPYIVVIIDELADLMMTSGKDVEYSIARLAQMARASGIHLIVATQRPSVDVVTGLIKANLPSRISYRVGQRVDSKIILDAQGAESLLGRGDMLFTPPGATGLIRLHAPWSTEEEIDHIVEFLKSQREPQYDDSFLAESGSNGSSGSDEGSIEDMDELYEEAKEIVLADRKTSISYLQRKLQIGYNRAARIIEQMEQRGLLSPPNAKGNRDILA; encoded by the coding sequence TTGCGGCAGGCATTTTTCATCACTGTTTTGGCCATTTTGGTATATGCGGGGATCTCGACGATCATCGCGGATGCGGCCGTCATCGGGACGATCGGGGAGATTATCGCCAAGGCGAACCGGGCACTTTTCGGTTACGTGGCATTTGCCTACCTCTTCGCCCTGTTGTACCCGCTCTATCGTTATTACCGGAACAGTGAGATCGATGTTGAACGTACCGAGAAGGTCCTGGCGGGGATTCTCCTCTTTTTCTCCCTGCTGATCCTGCAGGCCCTCGTGACCGAGGGGCCGCTGCGCGGTGCGCTCGGTGCCGGTTTCGTCGATTTCCTCGAGCCCTATATCGGGACGTTCGGGCTCTGGGTCTTCTGGCTGATGACGGTGACGATTGCCGCCGTGATTCTGATCGATGCCGAAAAGTTCCCCTCGATGCCGAAACCGAAACTCCCTTTTTCGTTCCGCAAAGCGGAAGAGGAGGATGATGACGAGGAGCCAGAATACTCCTCTTACACCCCGGCAGCCGGGAAACGGACGGTCGCGGCCGAGCAGCCGGGCCTGTTCGACGACGACCCTTTCGATACCCCGGCCTACGAACGGATGAAGATGCCGCTGGATTCGGAAGAGGCTCCTATCCGGCTCGTCTCGAAAGGCCCTAAAGAAGCATTGCCCGATGAGGGGGATGATGAAGAGGACCTGCCGGTGAGCACGCCGGCAGCGAAAGCGGGAACGATTCTCGCGATGGCAGAGGGGGTCCGGCAGAAAAAGAGCGCCGTGATCGTCGAGGAGCTCGATGAGAACAAGAAGCTGCTCGAACAGATCGAGAAGGGTAAGTCGGAGAAGCCCAAGAACTTCAAGCTGCCCTCCCTCGACTTTTTTCAAAAGCCGCCGAAGCAGGGCAACAGTATCGACGAACGCGAGCTCGATGACAAGATCCGCGACCTGATCGAGAAACTGGCCCAGTTCAAGATCGACGGGGACGTTATCCGCACCTACGCGGGCCCGGTCGTTTCGACCTTTGAGTTCAAACCGGCCGCGCACATCAAAGTATCGAAGATTATGAACCTCCAGGACGACCTCGCAATGGCGCTGCGTGCCGAGACGATCCGTATCCAGGCGCCGATTCCGGGCAAGGACGTCGTCGGTATCGAGATCCCGAACCATACCGTCGAGACGATCTACCTGCGCGAGATCTTCGAAAGCAAGCTGTTCCAGGAGGCCAAGTCCCCGCTGACGATCGCGCTGGGCAAGGATATCGTCGGCAAGCCCTTCATCACGGACCTGAAAAAACTCCCCCACCTCCTGATCGCCGGAACGACGGGGTCGGGTAAATCGGTAGGGATCAACGCGATGATCCTCAGCCTGCTGTACAAAAACTCCCCCGACCAGCTGCGGCTGCTGATGATCGACCCGAAAATGCTGGAGTTCTCCATCTATAACGACATCCCGCACCTGCTCACCCCGGTTATCACCAAGGCCAAGCAGGCGATCGCGGCGCTGAACAACATGGTCGGGGAGATGGAGCGGCGCTACCAGCTGATGAGCGAATCGCGTACGAAGAACATCGAGAACTATAACGAGAAGATGAAGCGCGAAGGCGGCCAGCCCTTCCCCTACATCGTCGTCATCATCGACGAACTCGCCGACCTGATGATGACCTCGGGCAAGGACGTGGAGTACTCCATCGCCCGCCTGGCGCAGATGGCCCGGGCCTCGGGGATCCACCTGATCGTGGCGACCCAGCGCCCTTCAGTCGATGTCGTGACGGGCCTCATCAAGGCCAACCTGCCTTCGCGCATCAGTTACCGTGTCGGCCAGCGTGTCGACAGCAAGATCATTCTCGATGCCCAGGGTGCGGAGTCGCTGCTGGGGCGGGGCGATATGCTCTTTACCCCTCCGGGTGCCACCGGGCTGATCCGTCTGCATGCGCCGTGGAGTACCGAGGAGGAGATCGATCACATCGTCGAGTTCCTCAAATCCCAGCGCGAACCGCAGTATGACGACTCCTTCCTGGCCGAAAGCGGCAGCAACGGGAGCAGCGGTTCGGACGAGGGGAGCATCGAGGATATGGACGAACTTTACGAAGAGGCCAAGGAGATCGTCCTGGCCGACCGGAAAACGTCCATCAGCTACCTGCAGCGCAAACTCCAGATCGGCTACAACCGTGCCGCGCGTATCATCGAACAGATGGAGCAGCGCGGTCTGCTGTCACCTCCGAACGCAAAAGGAAACCGCGATATTCTCGCTTGA
- a CDS encoding DUF262 domain-containing protein, with amino-acid sequence MINEEDAFIEYDNQSESEEDITELDQSFFSQAVVSATDWTTETIINQINKGNIQLNPDFQRRDAWDKKRKSRFIESLILGLPVPQIVLAESIDRRGSYIVLDGKQRLLSIRQFAAERDDNVYVQLKLSSLDIRNDLKGKSLVALREDLDLFDDLSAFENQPIRTVVIKNWPNENFLYHVFLRLNTGSVPLSPQELRQALHPGPFISFLDEASSGSAALQDILKLKKPDFRMRDAELLLRYFSFKNYLSMYSGTLKSFLDYCCSTMNQEWGELEENTFQQMAEFEEAHLSIKRIFANNAYKKWIGDTYESRFNRSIFDVLILSFSESTVRELSDGKELAIEEAFKELCINPDFKASIESTTKSLTATHTRISLWNTKLNEILGSSLHVPKLVEHRII; translated from the coding sequence TTGATTAATGAAGAAGATGCTTTCATTGAGTATGACAATCAATCTGAATCTGAAGAAGACATAACGGAGCTTGATCAAAGTTTTTTTTCTCAAGCCGTTGTTAGTGCAACTGACTGGACAACAGAAACAATCATCAATCAAATTAATAAGGGCAATATCCAATTAAACCCAGATTTTCAAAGACGCGATGCATGGGATAAAAAACGAAAAAGTCGTTTCATTGAATCATTAATTCTTGGACTACCTGTACCTCAGATTGTCTTGGCTGAGTCGATAGATAGAAGAGGTTCGTATATTGTCTTAGACGGTAAACAAAGGCTATTGAGCATTCGCCAGTTTGCAGCTGAAAGAGATGATAACGTGTACGTCCAGTTGAAGTTATCTTCGCTCGACATTAGAAATGATTTGAAAGGTAAAAGCTTAGTAGCTTTACGCGAAGACCTGGACCTATTTGATGACCTTTCAGCATTTGAAAATCAGCCAATAAGAACTGTGGTCATCAAAAATTGGCCAAATGAGAACTTTTTATATCATGTCTTTCTGAGACTAAATACTGGAAGTGTACCATTGTCTCCACAGGAGTTGAGACAAGCGTTACATCCAGGGCCATTTATATCATTTTTGGATGAAGCATCATCAGGAAGTGCGGCGTTACAAGACATTCTAAAGCTGAAGAAGCCAGACTTCAGAATGCGCGATGCGGAGCTATTACTAAGGTATTTTTCTTTTAAAAACTATCTGTCCATGTATTCCGGCACATTAAAGTCTTTTTTAGACTACTGTTGCTCGACTATGAATCAAGAGTGGGGGGAACTAGAAGAGAATACATTTCAGCAAATGGCTGAGTTTGAAGAAGCTCACTTGTCCATCAAGAGGATTTTTGCGAATAATGCCTATAAGAAGTGGATTGGTGACACCTATGAAAGTAGATTCAACCGCTCTATTTTCGATGTCTTAATCCTATCCTTTTCTGAGTCGACAGTCCGCGAATTGAGCGATGGAAAAGAATTAGCGATTGAAGAAGCTTTCAAGGAGCTGTGTATAAATCCAGACTTTAAAGCATCTATCGAAAGCACAACCAAGAGTCTAACAGCAACACACACTCGCATATCTTTGTGGAACACAAAGTTAAATGAAATACTAGGTTCAAGTTTACATGTTCCCAAATTAGTAGAACACCGTATTATATAG
- a CDS encoding macro domain-containing protein has protein sequence MAYRITIKEGNLLDAPASDFIVNPSNTILALGSGVSGAFAAACGPALQEEMNRKRDSSAPLSKGDVVLTGAGGCTAFRHVLHAAVMDYRPNAAETVPSLDDIRTILVNIELFLADEAAASSGPVTLTLPLMGTGVGGLDKRHVLEIYRGFFRREVDFDCEVFLYGHSEADCLLMQRVFGEERA, from the coding sequence ATGGCATACCGTATCACGATAAAAGAGGGAAACCTTCTGGACGCACCGGCATCGGACTTCATCGTCAACCCCTCCAATACGATCCTGGCATTGGGCTCGGGGGTTTCGGGGGCGTTTGCTGCGGCCTGCGGGCCTGCGCTGCAGGAGGAGATGAACCGGAAAAGAGATAGCAGCGCCCCCCTCTCCAAAGGCGATGTCGTCCTCACCGGAGCGGGAGGCTGTACAGCGTTCCGTCACGTGCTGCATGCCGCGGTCATGGACTACCGTCCGAATGCGGCCGAAACCGTGCCGAGCCTCGATGACATCCGAACGATACTCGTAAACATAGAGCTTTTCCTTGCAGACGAAGCAGCTGCGTCCTCTGGACCGGTTACTCTTACCCTGCCGCTGATGGGCACGGGCGTGGGCGGACTGGACAAACGTCATGTGCTGGAGATCTATCGCGGTTTTTTCAGGAGGGAAGTCGATTTTGACTGTGAAGTGTTCTTGTATGGTCATTCCGAAGCCGACTGCTTACTGATGCAGCGCGTCTTCGGCGAGGAGCGTGCCTAG
- a CDS encoding EAL domain-containing protein gives MMPIRTIQDKHYKGISELYRKSDGTVTGYYVTYRDEEGKPVKRRVAADDKDEALRKLVDIRDEVDRLKQEKAMSALPHTAEHPVKKNSAAGQGTDVSHEVHSMHDCQKRISAYGGKAVVLLIDIVAFDDIRILYGYEKAEQMVAELEVLVASALGRLKNDGHFRTLGFAAFDFELYHLYADRLCLFVKNDFSHRLLDFIAEKLHASVSEYAFSVVPGNSIHINVSIGASKADGAVSLMYAEKALQEAKRLHNSYIFYDSGSAERNAHFSNKTYELLQENIERRMVTPYFQGIFRNDALTKPAKFESLMRLVDRQGRVLSPAAFLEKSKEYRLYTQLMLQMIDKVFDVLAHYDVSVTLNLSYVDINNVLLRESLLERLAKEGVGRRLTVEILESDQIRDLETVNEFIFRLKKRGVKIAIDDFGSGYSNYDNLLNLEIDYVKLDGSLISKIHDRKHRIILGNMVNICHELGIETVAEYISDTGVLRMAQSIGVDYFQGHHLHKPQQWDDVLQTFGYTEAAYAS, from the coding sequence ATGATGCCGATTCGGACAATTCAAGATAAACACTACAAAGGGATCAGCGAACTCTACCGCAAGTCCGACGGTACGGTAACGGGTTACTACGTTACCTACCGCGACGAGGAGGGCAAGCCGGTCAAGCGGAGGGTCGCCGCCGACGACAAGGACGAGGCGCTTCGCAAACTGGTCGACATCAGAGATGAAGTCGACCGACTGAAACAGGAGAAGGCGATGAGCGCGCTCCCCCACACTGCCGAACACCCGGTGAAGAAAAACTCTGCTGCAGGCCAAGGTACAGACGTATCGCATGAGGTCCATTCCATGCACGATTGTCAGAAGCGGATCTCGGCATACGGCGGCAAAGCCGTCGTGCTGCTGATCGACATCGTCGCTTTTGATGACATCCGCATCCTTTATGGGTACGAGAAGGCGGAACAGATGGTGGCAGAGCTTGAAGTGCTGGTGGCTTCGGCGCTCGGCCGGCTCAAAAATGACGGGCATTTCCGCACCCTCGGTTTCGCAGCGTTCGATTTCGAACTCTACCATCTTTATGCCGACCGGCTCTGCCTTTTTGTCAAAAATGACTTCTCGCACCGGCTGCTCGATTTTATTGCCGAAAAACTCCACGCCTCTGTGTCGGAGTACGCTTTCAGTGTTGTACCCGGGAACAGCATTCATATCAACGTTTCGATCGGTGCGAGCAAGGCGGACGGCGCCGTGAGCCTGATGTACGCGGAAAAAGCCCTGCAGGAGGCCAAACGGCTGCACAACAGCTATATCTTCTATGACAGCGGCTCCGCCGAGCGCAATGCCCATTTTTCCAACAAAACCTACGAACTGCTTCAGGAGAACATTGAGCGCAGGATGGTGACCCCCTATTTTCAGGGAATCTTCCGCAACGATGCGCTGACGAAACCGGCAAAATTCGAGAGCCTGATGCGGCTGGTGGACCGTCAGGGACGGGTGCTTTCGCCGGCGGCTTTCCTGGAAAAGTCCAAAGAGTACCGCCTCTATACCCAGCTGATGCTCCAGATGATCGATAAGGTTTTTGACGTTCTGGCGCACTATGACGTCTCGGTGACGCTCAACCTCTCCTATGTCGATATCAACAACGTGCTGCTGAGAGAGTCCCTGCTGGAGCGGCTTGCCAAAGAGGGCGTCGGCCGGAGGCTGACGGTTGAAATCCTCGAGAGCGACCAGATCCGGGACCTGGAGACCGTCAACGAGTTCATCTTCAGGCTGAAAAAGCGCGGCGTGAAGATTGCCATCGACGATTTCGGCAGCGGCTACTCCAACTATGACAACCTGCTGAACCTCGAGATCGACTACGTCAAGCTCGACGGATCGCTGATCTCGAAGATCCACGACCGCAAACACCGTATCATCCTCGGGAACATGGTCAATATCTGCCATGAACTGGGGATCGAGACCGTGGCGGAGTATATCAGTGACACGGGCGTGCTGCGTATGGCGCAAAGCATCGGCGTCGACTATTTCCAGGGGCACCATCTGCACAAGCCCCAGCAGTGGGACGATGTCCTGCAGACCTTCGGTTATACGGAGGCGGCCTATGCATCATGA
- the acnB gene encoding bifunctional aconitate hydratase 2/2-methylisocitrate dehydratase — MAFMDEYKAHVAEREALGVPPLPLSAAQTADLIEMIKAGEGDMAENIDLLKNRVSPGVDDAAYVKAAFLNDVAQEKVSVSGIAPEAAVEMLGMMLGGYNVKPIIDALTSSNAAVVEAAVKALSHTLLVYDAFNDVEELHKAGNAAATKVLESWANAEWFTSKADLPEKMTVTVFKVPGETNTDDLSPASEAFTRSDIPLHANSMLTAKMDDPIGTINALKEKGHPVAYVGDVVGTGSSRKSGINSVQWHMGEDIPGVPNKRTGGVVIGGIIAPIFFATSEDSGALPLEMDVTQMETGDVIDIYPFEGKAEKNGEVIATFDLRPNTITDEVRAGGRIPLIIGRGLTKKAREVLGQGDIDLFLKPEQPADTGKGYTLAQKMVGKACGLEGVRPGMYVEPVMTTVGSQDTTGPMTRDEIKELAALGFNADFVLQSFCHTAAYPKPSDIKMYHTLPDFISNRSGVALRPGDGVIHSWLNRMCLPDTVGTGADSHTRFPIGISFPGGSGIVAFAGVTGSMPLTMPESVLVRFKGELQPGVTLRDLVNVIPYVAIKAGDLTVEKKGKKNIFAGRILEIEGLPDLKVEQAFELSDASAERSAAACTVHLNKEPVIEYIKSNIVLLQGMIDAGYQDARTLARRKAKMEEWLKNPELMEADKDAEYAAVYEIDLNEITEPILACPNDPDDVATLSEVLADENRPHNIDEVFVGSCMTNIGHYRALGEVLKGEGQVPTRLWVVPPTRMDEKQLQEEGYYAMYGAAGARTEIPGCSLCMGNQARVADNAIVFSTSTRNFDNRMGKGAQVYLGSAELAAVCAMLGRLPTKEEYLEIVPKKISGKEADIYKYLNFNLLEEFAL, encoded by the coding sequence ATGGCTTTTATGGACGAATACAAAGCGCATGTAGCAGAGCGTGAAGCTCTGGGCGTACCTCCACTTCCTTTGTCTGCAGCGCAGACGGCTGACCTGATCGAAATGATCAAGGCCGGCGAAGGCGATATGGCCGAAAATATCGATCTTCTGAAAAACCGTGTCTCTCCGGGTGTTGACGATGCAGCGTATGTCAAAGCGGCATTCCTCAACGACGTGGCACAGGAAAAAGTAAGCGTCTCCGGCATCGCACCGGAAGCTGCGGTCGAAATGCTCGGGATGATGCTCGGCGGTTACAACGTCAAGCCGATCATTGATGCCCTCACATCTTCCAATGCCGCCGTTGTCGAAGCCGCCGTCAAGGCACTGAGCCATACCCTGCTCGTCTATGACGCGTTCAACGATGTCGAAGAGCTCCACAAAGCGGGCAACGCTGCCGCGACAAAGGTCCTTGAATCATGGGCAAATGCAGAGTGGTTCACGTCCAAAGCCGACCTTCCTGAAAAAATGACCGTCACGGTCTTCAAGGTCCCGGGCGAAACGAATACGGACGACCTCTCCCCGGCATCCGAAGCGTTTACACGCTCCGACATCCCGCTGCACGCCAACTCCATGCTGACGGCAAAGATGGATGACCCGATCGGTACGATCAACGCCCTGAAAGAAAAAGGCCACCCGGTCGCATACGTCGGTGACGTTGTCGGTACGGGTTCTTCACGCAAGTCCGGTATCAACTCCGTGCAGTGGCACATGGGTGAAGATATTCCGGGCGTTCCGAACAAGCGCACCGGCGGTGTCGTTATCGGCGGCATCATCGCACCGATTTTCTTCGCAACTTCCGAAGACTCCGGTGCCCTTCCGCTTGAGATGGACGTCACGCAGATGGAAACAGGCGATGTCATCGATATCTACCCGTTCGAAGGCAAAGCAGAGAAGAACGGCGAAGTGATCGCGACGTTCGACCTGCGCCCGAACACGATCACGGACGAGGTCCGCGCCGGCGGCCGTATCCCGCTGATCATCGGCCGCGGTCTGACCAAGAAAGCGCGTGAAGTACTGGGACAGGGCGATATCGATCTCTTCCTCAAACCGGAACAGCCTGCCGATACGGGCAAAGGCTATACGCTGGCACAGAAGATGGTCGGTAAAGCCTGCGGCCTCGAAGGTGTCCGCCCGGGCATGTACGTCGAGCCGGTCATGACGACGGTCGGTTCCCAGGATACGACAGGTCCGATGACACGCGACGAGATCAAAGAGCTTGCAGCCCTGGGCTTCAACGCGGACTTCGTTCTGCAGTCTTTCTGTCACACGGCGGCCTATCCGAAGCCTTCCGACATCAAGATGTACCACACGCTGCCGGACTTCATCTCCAACCGTTCCGGTGTTGCACTGCGCCCGGGCGACGGCGTTATCCACTCCTGGCTCAACCGTATGTGTCTGCCGGACACGGTCGGTACGGGTGCGGACTCGCACACGCGTTTCCCGATCGGTATCTCCTTCCCGGGCGGTTCGGGTATCGTTGCATTCGCGGGCGTTACCGGTTCCATGCCGCTGACGATGCCGGAATCCGTACTGGTCCGCTTCAAAGGCGAACTCCAGCCGGGCGTCACGCTGCGTGACCTCGTCAACGTGATCCCGTACGTGGCGATCAAAGCGGGTGACCTGACGGTTGAGAAGAAAGGCAAGAAGAACATCTTTGCCGGCCGTATCCTCGAGATCGAAGGTCTGCCGGACCTGAAAGTCGAGCAGGCGTTCGAGCTCTCCGATGCTTCTGCAGAGCGTTCTGCGGCGGCGTGTACGGTTCACCTGAACAAAGAACCGGTCATCGAGTACATCAAATCCAACATCGTTCTGCTCCAGGGGATGATCGATGCGGGCTACCAGGATGCGCGCACCCTGGCACGCCGCAAAGCGAAGATGGAAGAGTGGCTCAAAAACCCGGAACTGATGGAAGCGGACAAAGACGCCGAGTACGCAGCGGTTTACGAGATCGACCTTAACGAGATTACGGAGCCTATTCTCGCGTGCCCGAACGATCCGGATGACGTTGCAACCCTCTCCGAGGTTCTTGCAGACGAAAACCGCCCGCACAACATTGACGAAGTCTTCGTCGGTTCCTGTATGACCAACATCGGTCACTACCGCGCCCTGGGCGAAGTCCTGAAGGGTGAAGGCCAGGTGCCGACGCGTCTGTGGGTTGTCCCGCCGACCCGTATGGACGAAAAGCAGCTCCAGGAAGAGGGCTACTACGCGATGTACGGTGCTGCAGGCGCACGTACGGAAATCCCGGGTTGTTCACTCTGTATGGGTAACCAGGCGCGTGTTGCGGACAACGCCATCGTCTTCTCTACCTCGACGCGTAACTTCGACAACCGTATGGGGAAAGGCGCGCAGGTCTATCTCGGTTCTGCGGAACTGGCAGCCGTCTGTGCGATGCTCGGACGTCTCCCGACAAAAGAGGAGTACCTCGAGATCGTACCGAAGAAGATCTCCGGCAAAGAGGCCGATATCTACAAGTACCTCAACTTCAACCTGCTCGAAGAGTTCGCACTCTAA